The region CCATGGGCGTTTGGTGTCTTGCTTCTAAGATCAGAGCTATGTGGAAAAGCCCCAACCCCTCAGAGGTTGAATTAAGAGGCAGATATCTGAAAGttcattaaaaacttaaccaTCACAAGTACGCCACAAATTCTGGGCAGAATTATCCATGTTGTAATGGGGATAAAAGGAATTCAGTTGCCCAGGGCATCAAAGGGAGAACCCTTTTCCTACTGAAGAGTTTTCTCAGAGCACCTTTCATGTCCTTGTTCCTCAGGCTGTAGATGAAGGGGTTCATCATGGGTGTCACCACAGTGAACAGCACTGCACCAacattatctctgtcatcaaggTGAGTGGACGAGGGGCAGAAGTAACCCCCCACCATGGTCCCATAGAAGAGTAAGACAACCGTCAGGTGAGAGccacaggtggagaaggctttCCACTTTCCCTCTGTGCATGAGAGTCTCAGGACAGCCCTGACGATGCAGACGCAGGAGAAGAGGatgagggagaaggggaaggtgATGACTGATAAGCCCACGACAAGCAACACAAGCTCATTGACGACTGTGTCTGAGCAGGACAGTCTGAGCAGAGGGGCCAAGTCACAGAAGAAGTGTGGGAGAGCATTGCTGTCACAGAAGAGCAATGGAAGGAGCAGGAGAGTGTGTGTTAGGGCAACAGCATTACTGAGGACCCACGAGATGACTGTGTGCAAAATGCAGAGCCTGGGTTCCATGATGGTTGTGTAGCTCAGGGGGTGGCAGATAGCCACAAAACGGTCATAGGCCATGACCCCCAAGAGGAAGTTGTCAATGACGACAAACACAATAGAAAAATACATCTGTGTGATGCAGCTCTCATAGGAGATGGATTGGCTCTTGGTCTGAATATTCATCAGCATGTTGGGGACTGAAGTGGAAATGGAGGAAAGATCAGCAAAGGACAGATTGGCAAGGAAGAGGTACATGGGGGTGTGAAG is a window of Vicugna pacos chromosome 10, VicPac4, whole genome shotgun sequence DNA encoding:
- the LOC107032944 gene encoding olfactory receptor 1S1-like, with protein sequence MKTLCSFLQVGRIMHQGNQTTVSEFLLLGLSNWAEQQKLLFVLFLGMYLVTVVGNGLIILAIGLDSYLHTPMYLFLANLSFADLSSISTSVPNMLMNIQTKSQSISYESCITQMYFSIVFVVIDNFLLGVMAYDRFVAICHPLSYTTIMEPRLCILHTVISWVLSNAVALTHTLLLLPLLFCDSNALPHFFCDLAPLLRLSCSDTVVNELVLLVVGLSVITFPFSLILFSCVCIVRAVLRLSCTEGKWKAFSTCGSHLTVVLLFYGTMVGGYFCPSSTHLDDRDNVGAVLFTVVTPMMNPFIYSLRNKDMKGALRKLFSRKRVLPLMPWATEFLLSPLQHG